Proteins from one Nitrobacteraceae bacterium AZCC 2146 genomic window:
- a CDS encoding hypothetical protein (product_source=Hypo-rule applied; superfamily=88713) — protein sequence MTSWKEERDRLVAQTLAFVREVAAAHPTKTQAAQPVPAVAVVIAPSESIPASSVVASQVISQKVISQVTAAQQIAPMATMPAKPTASSDISERAYITQRVAAFRARQGRMIEEREAYYEAVKAKIQTVLGNESRNGRL from the coding sequence ATGACGTCATGGAAGGAAGAGCGCGATCGGCTGGTCGCGCAGACCTTGGCATTCGTGCGAGAGGTCGCGGCGGCGCATCCGACCAAGACCCAGGCGGCACAGCCGGTGCCTGCTGTTGCGGTCGTCATCGCGCCCTCGGAATCCATCCCCGCGTCTTCCGTTGTCGCTTCGCAAGTCATCTCGCAAAAAGTCATCTCGCAAGTCACCGCTGCACAACAGATCGCGCCCATGGCGACCATGCCAGCCAAGCCGACCGCGTCATCCGATATTTCGGAGCGTGCTTATATCACGCAGCGCGTGGCGGCATTCCGGGCGCGGCAGGGCCGGATGATCGAGGAACGGGAAGCCTATTACGAGGCGGTGAAGGCCAAGATCCAGACCGTGCTCGGGAACGAATCCAGGAACGGCCGGTTGTAA
- a CDS encoding DNA-binding protein H-NS (product_source=COG2916; cath_funfam=1.10.10.10; cog=COG2916) — MAKIDLDSLSIEELAALRDHATDKLAEKVAARQAELEAELEKLSHYGKSVKKSQATPVAKPKKDDVAKDDSSKEVSRAA; from the coding sequence ATGGCCAAGATCGATCTGGACTCACTGAGCATCGAAGAACTTGCTGCATTGCGTGATCACGCCACCGACAAGCTGGCGGAGAAAGTCGCTGCGCGGCAGGCAGAACTTGAAGCCGAGCTGGAGAAGCTGTCGCACTACGGCAAGTCGGTGAAGAAGTCGCAGGCGACGCCCGTTGCCAAGCCGAAGAAGGACGACGTGGCGAAAGACGATTCGTCGAAAGAAGTTTCGCGCGCGGCGTAA
- a CDS encoding NAD-dependent deacetylase (product_source=KO:K12410; cath_funfam=3.40.50.1220; cog=COG0846; ko=KO:K12410; pfam=PF02146; superfamily=52467) — protein MIAASLRSGVEQLGDMIAEATTIVPFTGAGISTETGIPDFRSPGGLWTRNKPIPFDEFVASQDARDEAWRRRFAMESTFAAAKPGRGHRALASLYKAGKIPAIITQNIDNLHQASGFKTDDVIELHGNTTYARCIGCGKSYELSWVKTRFDADGQAPSCTACDEPVKTATISFGQSMPEAEMRRAAELARQCDLFIAIGSSLVVWPAAGFPLLAKNSGAKLVIINNEPTEQDEHADLVIRHDIGETLGPFVGN, from the coding sequence ATGATAGCAGCCAGTCTTCGCAGCGGCGTGGAACAGCTTGGCGACATGATCGCCGAGGCCACAACCATCGTGCCGTTCACCGGCGCCGGCATCTCCACCGAAACCGGGATTCCGGATTTCCGTTCACCCGGCGGGTTGTGGACGCGCAACAAACCGATCCCTTTTGACGAATTCGTCGCCAGCCAGGACGCCCGCGACGAGGCATGGCGCCGCCGCTTTGCGATGGAGTCGACCTTTGCGGCGGCGAAGCCGGGCCGGGGGCATCGCGCGCTGGCATCGCTCTACAAGGCCGGCAAGATTCCCGCCATCATCACCCAGAACATCGACAACCTGCATCAAGCATCCGGCTTCAAAACCGATGACGTCATCGAACTGCATGGCAACACCACTTACGCGCGCTGTATCGGCTGCGGAAAATCCTATGAACTTTCCTGGGTGAAGACGCGCTTCGATGCAGACGGGCAGGCGCCGTCCTGCACCGCGTGCGACGAGCCAGTAAAGACCGCGACGATTTCATTCGGCCAGTCGATGCCGGAAGCGGAGATGCGCCGCGCCGCAGAGCTGGCGCGGCAATGCGACCTCTTCATCGCTATCGGATCGTCACTGGTGGTGTGGCCGGCTGCGGGGTTTCCGCTGCTTGCAAAAAATTCCGGCGCAAAACTCGTAATCATCAACAACGAGCCGACGGAACAAGACGAGCACGCCGATCTCGTCATCCGCCACGACATCGGCGAGACACTCGGGCCGTTCGTCGGCAACTGA